The genomic window CTTCTGCTTCGAGGCTGCGAGGAAAACAATCAATTTGGATGGGGAGACGATCAACACTATGACTACCGAATTTTATCCAAGATGAGGTTGTCATTATTGAAAGGGTGAAGAGGGAGTAGCAATGAGAAAAGGCAGATATTCAGCCAAAAACAAATAAAAGAGGGGTTTCCTAAGCAAAGTTAGCAGGGCGCCAAGCAGAACAAACTTCGCACAAAGCTTCTCTATAAATGATTTTCAAAGAGAAGTCCCAAAATCTATGGGAGGTGGGGAGATAGATagatacacagagagagagagagagagagagagagagagagagagggaggctaGCATTAATTGCTTATGTGCAATAGGGCAAAATGGAATTTGGAGAATCGCTTTTAAACCAATAGAGATTAAAAGCCGCAGATAAGGGTATTGGCAACAATAGCTGCAAGCTGATGAAACATCAAGAACAACAAAGCCAAAGTTGCATCACAGAGTGTTTCACTGAGGTACGTGAACAGAGTCAGGTTTACTGGAAGTATTAAAGAGCATgttagatataaataaattttaaaagcaATTACAAATTCTACAAACTAATTGTGAAGACCAAGACAAACTGTTGTCCTTGAAAATTATTACACAAAGGCACACACGACACAAATTAGAAAaaaagtaattaaaaaataagaatcctaatgacgatattatcataaataagaTGCTAAAAAAGGGAAAGGAAAAACATTGAATACATAAAATTgattagaaaataaagaagaggaaaagagacAGATTAGAAATATAACATAAAGTAACAAGCATccacattcaaaatttttatggtcCATCTCGATTTCTCTTTGAAATCTAATAAggcattaaaaataaaaatggcaTGGAAGGCTAAGCATGGCAAGACTTTGAGATAATATTAGTGAGTCGCTTggaaagagataaaagaaaagggagaagatTTGCACACAATGTAAGCAGATTTGTTGGGATAAAGGGAGAGGTAGTTTGAGGGAAAGGTAGGGAAGGAGGAGGGGGGCGAGGGGCATGGGGGGCGAGAGAGAGAAATTGGTGATGTTTTTCATTTTTCTATCAAGTATGGGGATTCTATACGTGAAAggcattttttatttaaaaaaaaagttaatagATAGAATCCTATAAGGATACATCCATATTTCCCTTTTATAACATCGTCCATGTATTATCTCTAACTTCCGTAAGGTTCAGAATTTGAGAATCACAAGGTAGTTACAATTTTCTCATATAATTACCCAATTGCTGTGTATTCAATCACCATATGACAATGTAAATCTTTCAGGATCTCTTTCTGAAACTGAACTTATGCCCTATCAATTCTCTTCAAAAACTTCATCTAGCTCAAGCTTCCCCTGCCCCAATTATAACCACAACCTTCAAAGCACACATCCACCCCACTTCAGGCACCATTGCATGCATATCTAATTTGTGATGGCTGTGGGCAACAACATGAACACACAGCTAGGTTGGCTGGTGTTATTTGAAATGACTGGcccaaccttcatattgcttatGCTGAGCACTAAAAAGCTAAGGACCTGCTGAAGGCTGAGGCATGATCCCTGCTCAAAGGTAGGGAATTAGCAATAGAACACCACATTACCTCCACACTGGCACTAACATATTGCCAAGTTCTCCGTGAAATCTTGAACCATGGGTGAACTCCACCTTGGAATATCCACCACATCTTGAACAATAACCTTAAGAACCTTGAACCATATTAAGCTAGAAACTCATACACTGAAGGAAGCTTAGGCAAAGCAAGAATGAAAACATATATATTTAGCTTATATAGTTATGCACATGAATGCAAGAGATTACCCTTAAGAATATCCAAAGAAACAAAAATAACAGCTGTTAAATAGCTTTAAAAGAAAACACAATTACCAATAATATAACAGTCAATGGTAACAAGTGACAAAATATAATCAGACTAGTTTCTTAAAATCAGACCAAGTGTCTTTGCTATGGATATAATCATAACATACCTGTATGAGTATGAAAGGAAAATCATTGAACATAATTCATCATCAAATTTTTATGACTGTCACAGAAACAGCAAGAAACAGAAACCAAATGATATGACCTATACATAACTGGACTTTTCAAAGTGCATGCTCCGCAACACATCTTGAACCATAGGAACAAGACATATACAGCTCATTTTGATATATATGTCATTCAAAATTGGAACAGGTGAAAAAAATCTTCAGTCTTACTTTAGACAATAATTCCTGGCTCTCTGATGGCTGCATGTTCAGGCTTTGGGGCAAGATTACAGTAAGCAACTCTGGCTTCTCCGCTCTTAGAGCACCTCTGATAACAGCTGCATTAGTCCCAGATGCTCCTGaagtaaaaatatgatttttctgCAGTGACATTAATAGGTTCTAGATATTCAGAATCATGATTAAGTGAAAAAGGGATCGATAGAATGATACAGAGCCAGAATGGCAGCAAAGAAAGAAAATCCTACCGTTATCACCATAGCATAACTCAGAATCTCTATAAGCTGCTGATGCATAAATCCCATATTACGTGTCCCAAAGAAACCAATGGCTCTAGGTCCTTGCTGTTGAATAGCCAATAATTCCTGCAAAAATAATTGTTAGAAATCAACATGAACTGAAACAAAACAGCCCTATCCCTGTCTGTGTATTTCTATATTGGTGTCTGTGTGTAGGGATAATTAATGTATGCGCATAGAGGTATAAGCTAAAAAGTTGAACTACTGTTTTCATAATGTGTATATGAATGCATACAACTGATATGCAAGTTCACAAGAATGAGACGAGTTAAGATTGAAAGAACCTCAGTTATAATATCTAATCTCCAGGCTATGGATATCATTCTTAAATGTCAACATTCAACAAACTGCTGAAATTATCACTTAACAAGCATGATATAAAGAATGCTCAAGATGGATGCATATACTTTTGTTTTACTTCCAATGTTAGCCATCTTCCTTTCTAGGATGAGTGATCAAAGTTTAAATCCATGACATAATGGTTATAGTATGCTTTATTACCATCTAAGCTATGAGTAAGAAATATCATTTATATTTAATACTGAACCATATACAACAGGTACAGCAATACATTAGAGGAAAAAAAGTAATCAAACTCTCATTTATGAAGTACAAAGTGATTATGTCACATTAACCTCTGAGATACATCGACAGCTTGAGACATTGTGAGCAATAAAGCTCAAACAGTTTAAAGAAGTCAACACTAGAAAATCATATAATCTTCCCTAAAGAGGGCTGCACAGAATTTCAAGAGGCTGGTGTTTTAGAAATATCATAATCTATCAAATGAATAGATTAAATCTTAATATCTTGGTTTTGAAGATATTTAAAGTTGATTAATTGGTTTCTGATGTTGCCAAAGCAATTCACTGCAGTCTTTCTCGAAACACAAGTTAAAATATCCCATCCaatgattaatcatcaattgcAATGCCAAGTCCAATGTGGACGATAAGACATCTGATGAAAATTCTCCATAAGCTGGATATGCCATGACATTAAACCCTAGAGACAAAAACAGATACCTGCAGATAATCAATATCAGGAATTGGCTTGTACTCTGATAAAACAACTGTGTTTGAGCCTTCAACAACAGACTGTGCTTGTGTAGGAACTTGGACCCCATTCTCCTCATCAGACCCAAGCAAATCTGACTTACTCCTATGTTGATTCTCCCAATTACTTCCAACCCCGCTTCTTTTCATATATCCACAAAGCCACTATACCATTACATAAAAAAACAGTCCCTGGTAGTAAATCATCAGTGAAGACCAAATATATCACAAGACTATAACATTAACACAGTCCACAAGAGAAGAATATAAGCTTCTAGAAAAATGGATACAAAGTGTAACAGAAATCATGGAGAACTCAGTAATTTCTCCCACCTAAATTCTACACTTTGAAAGTCAACAGACATTTTTGACATGAAAAAGAGAGAGCATGATCCGTGGCCCCTTGACATATTCTCCAGAAAAATAATTTGTGTTGAACCTCAATAAAGGACACACTATGGCATTATACATTAGACAAGAACGCTAAAAATGAAGACTTAAATCAAACAGTATCTTGTATCATGTGTAGGGCATAATTAATAGTCAAAACATAGAAACCTTGTCTGACCGACATCAAAGTCGATTAAAAGCTACAAATAGTTTTTGCAGAAAAAACTTAAAACACTTAAATCTTACTTTATTACAAAGATGTCATTACATTACTAGTTCTGTTTTTTCTTCAATGCTTTTGTTAGTTCACATGTAGTTCTATGATGATGCAAATCTTAAGCTTGAAAATTAGAGCTAACGTCTGAGATATCCATTGACTGGTTACAAGTGTTAATGACAGGCATAAACATGcaatgctttaaaatttaaatcacAAAACAAAATTCACAAGTAATACTTTCCCAATGCATGGGTAGTACGTATTCAGTCTCTACAGATGGAAAAGTAAAAATTAATGTCCAAATTCATTGTCATGGAAGAATAAGAAAGAGATCAAACTACatcttatatacataaaaattgaCTGccacatttgaaattcaaaatgctgTATTTCTGATTCTGATAGCGCAGACTAATAAAACCAATTGTATCTTAGCATATATAATGGGAAAGCCTTTGTGGCAGGACAAACAATGTGGCatgtattcttttttctttttcttttttcttttttaagttcCCCCCTCAAAGAATCAA from Elaeis guineensis isolate ETL-2024a chromosome 9, EG11, whole genome shotgun sequence includes these protein-coding regions:
- the LOC140850847 gene encoding uncharacterized protein, translating into MGSSPPLGLLLRPPKPALSLSCGHCFAPQNPSFPCSSLDPSSFYGGWHGAMRPINSRPMWLCGYMKRSGVGSNWENQHRSKSDLLGSDEENGVQVPTQAQSVVEGSNTVVLSEYKPIPDIDYLQELLAIQQQGPRAIGFFGTRNMGFMHQQLIEILSYAMVITKNHIFTSGASGTNAAVIRGALRAEKPELLTVILPQSLNMQPSESQELLSKVRLKIFFTCKKSVEKPENDHLPLIEASRLCNMDILSKVQQVICFAFHDSRLLMQTCQEAKNLRKIVTLFYLD